Proteins co-encoded in one Pyramidobacter porci genomic window:
- a CDS encoding phosphoenolpyruvate carboxykinase (ATP): MVELERFENAELFKKINDLPVRTIVETPFYGNNVTKIESVAQAYELAKNSPGTLELTGMPVYKPEAQGLPKGANVLMFNDGAVVGRAAAARRIVGTPGVDTAGLCKIVREAVYQGRFRRFYEAETVVGLDKDFTVRARLLIPEGFENNLLSWMLNFQFMTDEVKKFYAGSRVIPGEGDILVYSDPYWTHPDFPLGLAFFSPQQNCAAILGMRYFGEFKKGTLTLGWGTAARHGYASCHGGLKRFTRRDGGKFVLAVFGLSGSGKSTITHAKHGGKYEIMVLHDDAFVVNVREKYAIAMEPTYFDKLQDYPIGCEDNKYLLTVQNCGVTRDAVGKTIAVTEDVRNGNGRAVKSRLWTANRVDRIDEPLNAICWLMKDPTLPPMLKLTGASLAATMGATLATKRTSAEQLAKGVDPDALVIESYANPFRTYPLSMDYERFKALIEDGVDCYVLNTGDFMGRKVKKEDTFAALEAVVDGTAKFEPTGLPGIEYLPVEGFGMDLGDEKYRAAFMARMKDRARFIAGRETAGGGVDELPEDALESIEAVVSALRKM; the protein is encoded by the coding sequence ATGGTTGAACTGGAGCGCTTCGAAAACGCGGAACTCTTCAAAAAAATCAACGATTTGCCCGTGCGTACCATCGTCGAGACGCCGTTTTACGGCAACAACGTCACGAAGATCGAAAGCGTCGCTCAGGCTTACGAGCTGGCCAAAAACAGCCCCGGCACGCTGGAACTGACCGGCATGCCCGTGTATAAGCCGGAGGCGCAAGGGCTGCCGAAGGGTGCGAACGTGTTGATGTTCAACGACGGCGCCGTCGTCGGGCGCGCCGCGGCCGCCCGCCGCATTGTCGGCACGCCCGGCGTGGACACGGCCGGGCTGTGCAAGATCGTGCGAGAAGCCGTTTATCAGGGGCGTTTCCGCCGTTTTTACGAAGCCGAAACGGTGGTCGGGCTTGACAAGGACTTCACCGTCCGCGCCCGCCTTTTGATCCCCGAAGGTTTCGAGAATAACCTGCTGAGCTGGATGCTGAATTTCCAGTTCATGACCGACGAAGTGAAAAAATTCTACGCCGGCAGCCGCGTCATTCCCGGCGAAGGCGACATCCTCGTCTATTCCGATCCGTACTGGACGCATCCCGACTTTCCGCTCGGGCTGGCCTTCTTCTCGCCGCAGCAGAACTGCGCGGCCATTCTCGGCATGCGCTACTTCGGCGAGTTCAAAAAAGGCACGCTGACGCTCGGCTGGGGCACGGCCGCGCGCCACGGTTACGCCTCCTGCCACGGCGGGCTGAAGCGCTTCACGCGCCGCGACGGCGGAAAGTTCGTGCTGGCCGTGTTCGGCCTTTCCGGTTCCGGCAAATCGACCATCACCCACGCCAAGCACGGCGGCAAGTACGAAATCATGGTGCTGCACGACGATGCGTTCGTCGTCAACGTAAGGGAAAAGTACGCCATCGCCATGGAGCCGACCTACTTCGACAAGCTGCAGGACTACCCGATCGGCTGCGAGGACAACAAATACCTGCTGACGGTGCAGAACTGCGGCGTCACGCGCGACGCCGTCGGCAAAACGATAGCCGTCACCGAGGACGTGCGCAACGGCAACGGCCGCGCCGTCAAATCGCGCCTGTGGACGGCCAACCGCGTGGACCGCATCGACGAGCCGCTCAACGCCATCTGCTGGCTGATGAAGGATCCGACGCTGCCGCCGATGCTCAAGCTCACCGGCGCCTCGCTGGCTGCGACGATGGGGGCCACGCTGGCCACCAAGCGCACCTCGGCCGAGCAGCTGGCCAAAGGCGTCGATCCCGACGCGCTGGTGATCGAAAGCTATGCCAATCCGTTCCGCACTTATCCGCTGTCCATGGATTACGAGCGCTTCAAGGCGCTGATCGAGGACGGCGTGGACTGTTACGTTCTCAACACCGGCGACTTCATGGGCAGGAAAGTGAAAAAGGAAGACACGTTCGCCGCGCTCGAAGCCGTCGTCGACGGCACGGCGAAGTTCGAGCCGACGGGGCTTCCCGGCATCGAATACCTGCCTGTCGAGGGCTTCGGGATGGACCTGGGAGACGAAAAGTACCGCGCCGCCTTCATGGCCCGCATGAAAGACCGCGCCCGCTTCATCGCCGGCCGCGAGACCGCCGGAGGCGGCGTCGACGAACTGCCCGAGGACGCGCTCGAATCCATCGAAGCGGTCGTCAGCGCGCTGAGGAAAATGTAG